A stretch of Streptomyces vietnamensis DNA encodes these proteins:
- a CDS encoding STM4011 family radical SAM protein: MDLTVLYRGPLSSCDFDCPYCPFAKRRDSREQLRADRAALERFTGWAAAQTGDRLRILFTPWGEGLVRSWYRRALVELSRLPHVERVAIQTNLSCRTEWLAEADPESVALWCTYHPGQTPYERFLGKCRELARQNVRYSVGVVGLPEHREDARRLRAALPPHVYLWVNAAEGHTYTDAEAEGWTELDPLFPYSRHPHRSAGLPCRTGESVISVDGEGTVRRCHFVRAELGNLYDGSYRAALRPRACPLAVCDCHIGYVHLETLPLYDVFAGGVLERIPAAVPPATGA, encoded by the coding sequence GTGGACCTCACCGTGCTCTACCGGGGCCCTCTCTCCTCCTGCGACTTCGACTGCCCGTACTGTCCCTTCGCCAAGCGCCGGGACAGCCGGGAGCAGCTGCGCGCGGACCGGGCCGCGCTCGAACGGTTCACCGGCTGGGCCGCCGCGCAGACCGGGGACCGGCTGCGGATCCTGTTCACCCCGTGGGGCGAGGGCCTGGTGCGCTCCTGGTACCGGCGGGCGCTTGTCGAGCTGTCGCGGCTGCCGCACGTGGAGCGGGTGGCGATCCAGACCAATCTGAGCTGCCGGACGGAGTGGCTGGCCGAGGCGGACCCGGAGAGCGTGGCGCTCTGGTGCACGTACCACCCGGGGCAGACACCGTACGAGCGGTTCCTCGGGAAGTGCCGGGAGCTCGCCCGTCAGAACGTCCGGTACAGCGTCGGCGTGGTCGGCCTTCCCGAGCACCGGGAGGACGCCCGCCGGCTGCGGGCCGCGCTGCCGCCGCACGTCTACCTCTGGGTGAACGCGGCCGAGGGGCACACGTACACCGACGCGGAGGCAGAGGGCTGGACGGAGCTCGACCCGCTCTTCCCGTACAGCCGGCATCCGCACCGCTCGGCGGGGCTGCCCTGCCGCACCGGGGAGTCGGTGATCTCGGTGGACGGCGAGGGGACGGTGCGGCGCTGCCACTTCGTCAGGGCCGAGCTCGGGAACCTGTACGACGGCTCGTACCGTGCCGCCCTGCGTCCCCGCGCCTGCCCCCTCGCCGTCTGCGACTGCCACATCGGCTACGTCCACCTGGAGACGCTGCCGCTGTACGACGTGTTCGCCGGCGGGGTCCTGGAGCGGATCCCCGCCGCCGTGCCGCCTGCTACAGGGGCATGA
- a CDS encoding DUF6126 family protein — translation MSEKSVAVTGEERGEGKFPKGLVLRLFAYLIAGHLFAGFLYLLFMLGGQNQ, via the coding sequence ATGTCCGAGAAGTCCGTAGCGGTCACCGGCGAAGAGCGCGGTGAAGGCAAGTTCCCCAAGGGGCTCGTGCTCCGCCTCTTCGCCTATCTGATCGCCGGCCACCTCTTCGCCGGCTTCCTCTACCTGCTCTTCATGCTGGGCGGGCAGAACCAGTAG
- a CDS encoding M23 family metallopeptidase, with amino-acid sequence MPAKGKHRRAKSNRLTRGLAAAGTGGAVVALPLLGATGAHAAEQAAPAAAPAHAVAQVKAAPAAQQKAAPKTYSVVRGDYLSKIAAEHHVAGGWHKLYQDNRQVIGDNPSLIMPGMKLTLGAKGTAKAAHKSTWNSGKNGDEAPRASRSSERASAPAPAPAAATTSSSASSSSAGTTSSSGWVAPIAGAGMSTPYHQAGSMWSSGYHTGVDFIASTGTPVHAVGPGTVYSAGDGGAYGNQVVIQHADGTFSQYAHLSSISVSAGQTVTGGEQIGLSGATGNVTGPHLHFEMRTGPEYGSDIDPLAALRSHGVSI; translated from the coding sequence ATGCCCGCAAAGGGTAAGCACCGCCGTGCCAAGTCCAACCGTCTGACCCGTGGCCTCGCCGCCGCCGGTACCGGTGGCGCCGTCGTCGCCCTCCCGCTCCTCGGAGCCACCGGCGCCCACGCCGCCGAGCAGGCCGCCCCGGCCGCCGCTCCCGCCCACGCCGTCGCCCAGGTGAAGGCCGCGCCCGCCGCCCAGCAGAAGGCCGCGCCGAAGACGTACTCCGTCGTCCGCGGCGACTACCTGTCGAAGATCGCCGCCGAGCACCACGTCGCCGGCGGCTGGCACAAGCTCTACCAGGACAACCGCCAGGTCATCGGCGACAACCCCTCGCTGATCATGCCCGGCATGAAGCTCACCCTCGGCGCGAAGGGCACCGCCAAGGCCGCGCACAAGAGCACGTGGAACTCCGGCAAGAACGGCGACGAGGCCCCCCGCGCCTCCCGCAGCAGCGAGCGCGCCTCGGCCCCGGCCCCGGCCCCGGCCGCCGCGACCACCTCCTCCTCGGCGTCCTCCTCGTCGGCCGGTACGACCTCCTCCTCCGGCTGGGTCGCCCCGATCGCCGGCGCCGGCATGTCGACCCCGTACCACCAGGCCGGCTCCATGTGGTCCTCCGGCTACCACACCGGTGTCGACTTCATCGCCTCCACCGGCACCCCCGTCCACGCGGTCGGCCCCGGCACCGTCTACTCCGCCGGCGACGGCGGCGCGTACGGCAACCAGGTCGTCATCCAGCACGCCGACGGCACCTTCTCGCAGTACGCCCACCTGTCCTCGATCTCCGTCTCCGCCGGCCAGACCGTCACCGGCGGCGAGCAGATCGGCCTCTCCGGCGCGACCGGCAACGTCACCGGTCCGCACCTGCACTTCGAGATGCGCACCGGGCCGGAGTACGGCTCCGACATCGACCCGCTGGCCGCGCTGCGGTCGCACGGCGTGAGCATCTGA
- a CDS encoding tyrosine-protein phosphatase, translating to MTQQLPQVPPAEAAEPELTEVRNFRDVGGLPTTDGRAVRPGRLFRSGHLAHATEDDAAFLASLGLHTVFDFRNESDRRIEGPDVELPGVRNVNIPLNDPADGKEFWKLVRDGEIAQLREVLGDGKAAARMSDSYRKNVLERTEEHGRLLHSMAEESIPALLHCAAGKDRAGVAIAITLLAVGVEREAIEADYVKSNAPHRRYKVRRSSTSPDAMSPEVMELLSPLFDARVEYLRAAFETIETTWGSVDAYFTEGLKLAPETRERLRERLVTDA from the coding sequence GTGACGCAGCAGCTGCCGCAGGTCCCGCCCGCCGAAGCCGCCGAGCCCGAGCTGACCGAGGTCCGCAACTTCCGGGACGTGGGCGGCCTGCCGACGACGGACGGGCGCGCCGTCCGCCCCGGCCGCCTCTTCCGCAGCGGCCATCTCGCCCACGCGACGGAGGACGACGCCGCCTTCCTCGCCTCGCTCGGCCTGCACACCGTCTTCGACTTCCGCAACGAGTCGGACCGGAGGATCGAGGGCCCGGACGTCGAGCTGCCCGGCGTACGGAACGTGAACATACCCCTCAACGACCCGGCCGACGGCAAGGAGTTCTGGAAGCTGGTGCGCGACGGCGAGATCGCGCAGCTGCGGGAGGTCCTCGGCGACGGCAAGGCGGCCGCCCGGATGTCCGACTCGTACCGGAAGAACGTGCTGGAGCGGACCGAGGAGCACGGCCGGCTCCTCCACTCCATGGCGGAGGAGAGCATCCCGGCCCTGCTGCACTGCGCGGCCGGCAAGGACCGGGCCGGGGTCGCCATCGCGATCACCCTGCTCGCGGTCGGGGTCGAGCGGGAGGCGATCGAGGCCGACTACGTGAAGTCGAACGCCCCGCACCGCCGCTACAAGGTGCGCCGCAGCTCCACCTCCCCGGACGCGATGTCGCCCGAGGTGATGGAGCTGCTCAGTCCGCTCTTCGACGCGCGGGTGGAGTACCTGCGGGCCGCGTTCGAGACGATCGAGACGACCTGGGGCTCGGTGGACGCCTACTTCACCGAGGGCCTGAAGCTGGCCCCGGAGACCCGCGAGCGGCTGCGGGAGCGGCTGGTCACCGACGCCTGA
- a CDS encoding SGNH/GDSL hydrolase family protein → MADDSRSTDKNAFGSYTAIGDSFTEGVGDPGPDGTYVGWADRFAVLLADQLPEHDDFRYANLAVRGRLLDQIVAEQVPRAKELAPDLVTFCAGGNDIIRPGTDPDDVAERFERAVADLTSAVGTVMVTTGFDTRDVTLLKHLRGKIATYNGHVRAIADRYGCPVLDLWSLKSVQDRRAWDDDRLHLSPEGHTRVALRAAQVLGMPVPADPDQPWPPEPPRGTLEVRRDDIHWAREYLVPWIGRRLRGESSGDHVEAKRPDLMPL, encoded by the coding sequence GTGGCAGACGATTCGAGATCAACAGACAAGAACGCATTCGGGTCGTACACGGCGATCGGTGACAGCTTCACCGAGGGCGTCGGAGACCCCGGGCCCGACGGGACGTACGTCGGCTGGGCGGACCGCTTCGCGGTCCTGCTCGCCGACCAGCTGCCGGAGCACGACGACTTCCGCTACGCCAACCTGGCCGTACGCGGGCGCCTCCTCGACCAGATCGTGGCGGAACAGGTCCCCCGGGCGAAGGAACTCGCCCCCGACCTGGTGACCTTCTGCGCGGGCGGCAACGACATCATCCGCCCCGGGACGGACCCGGACGACGTGGCCGAGCGCTTCGAGCGCGCCGTCGCCGACCTCACCTCCGCCGTCGGCACCGTCATGGTGACCACCGGCTTCGACACCCGCGACGTGACGCTCCTCAAGCACCTGCGCGGCAAGATCGCCACCTACAACGGGCACGTCCGGGCCATCGCGGACCGCTACGGCTGCCCGGTCCTCGACCTGTGGTCGCTGAAGTCCGTGCAGGACCGGCGCGCCTGGGACGACGACCGGCTGCACCTCTCGCCCGAGGGCCACACCCGCGTCGCCCTGCGCGCCGCCCAGGTCCTCGGCATGCCGGTGCCCGCCGACCCGGACCAGCCCTGGCCGCCGGAGCCGCCGCGCGGCACGCTCGAAGTGCGCCGCGACGACATCCACTGGGCCCGGGAGTACCTGGTGCCCTGGATCGGGCGCCGGCTGCGCGGCGAGAGCTCGGGCGACCACGTCGAGGCCAAGCGCCCCGACCTCATGCCCCTGTAG